A part of Geothrix oryzae genomic DNA contains:
- a CDS encoding GGDEF domain-containing protein, whose product MKRTHPPGPAESAQPAASVSPEMPTMVRAKTEAEASATPAEWALVAYAGAALGRIFPLPPGESLIGRAPQAQVALLDGEVSRLHARLALVEGRVELEDLDSTNGTLVNGERVRGITTLQAGDRLSIGGHVLKLVALDALERAFHETLLDLSTRDPLTGLANRSSALSELQTRFGLSLRYDRPLSVAVCDLDRFKQINDTLGHGAGDFVLRVIGERLLATQREADLAGRIGGEEFLMILPETDLGGALTFAERLRKVVASTPVPLPGGGLEVTCSLGIAERLPGDQDAGQLLARADAALYRAKAGGRNRVCQG is encoded by the coding sequence TTGAAACGAACGCATCCACCCGGACCTGCGGAATCGGCCCAGCCGGCGGCGTCGGTTTCCCCCGAGATGCCCACGATGGTGCGCGCGAAGACGGAAGCCGAGGCCTCGGCCACGCCGGCGGAATGGGCCCTGGTGGCCTATGCGGGCGCTGCCCTGGGCCGCATCTTCCCGCTGCCGCCGGGAGAGTCGCTGATCGGCCGGGCGCCCCAGGCCCAGGTGGCGTTGCTGGACGGCGAGGTGAGCCGGCTCCATGCGCGGCTCGCCCTGGTGGAGGGGCGGGTCGAGCTGGAGGATCTCGATTCCACCAACGGGACGCTCGTGAACGGGGAGCGCGTGCGGGGGATCACCACGCTCCAGGCGGGAGACCGCCTGTCCATCGGGGGGCATGTGCTGAAGCTGGTGGCCCTGGATGCCCTGGAGCGGGCCTTCCACGAGACCCTGCTCGACCTGAGCACCCGGGATCCGCTGACGGGCCTGGCCAACCGCAGCAGCGCCCTGTCGGAGCTGCAGACCCGGTTCGGCCTGAGCCTGCGGTACGACCGGCCCCTGTCCGTGGCGGTGTGCGACCTGGATCGCTTCAAGCAGATCAACGACACCCTGGGCCATGGCGCCGGGGATTTCGTGCTGCGGGTCATCGGGGAGCGCCTGCTGGCCACCCAGCGCGAAGCCGATCTGGCGGGGCGCATCGGCGGCGAGGAGTTCCTGATGATCCTGCCGGAGACCGATCTGGGCGGCGCCCTGACCTTCGCCGAGCGCCTGCGGAAGGTCGTGGCCTCGACGCCGGTGCCCCTGCCCGGAGGCGGGCTGGAAGTCACCTGCAGCCTCGGCATCGCCGAGCGCCTTCCGGGGGACCAGGACGCGGGTCAGCTGCTGGCCCGGGCCGACGCGGCCCTCTACCGGGCCAAGGCCGGGGGGCGGAACCGCGTGTGCCAGGGCTGA
- a CDS encoding SDR family NAD(P)-dependent oxidoreductase yields the protein MTQPVALITGGATGIGKETAKILAAKGAIVYISGRRSDVGEEAVAEIRAAAAGSGGDAFFVQNDVGDEEAVASMFSDIVSRHGRLDMAVNNAGINTESKTLADSDTQAFRAMLETNVLGVYHCMKLEIRQMLAQGHGSIVNLASIAGLNGIPWTGTYAATKHAVVGLTKSAALDHATQNVRINAIAPGAIHTDIIDASIALGVYDTSAIAAIHPMQRMGRPEEVARAICWLLSDEASFVTGHIMNIDGGFQAK from the coding sequence ATGACCCAGCCCGTAGCCCTCATCACCGGCGGCGCCACCGGAATCGGCAAGGAGACCGCCAAGATCCTTGCCGCCAAGGGCGCCATCGTCTACATCAGCGGACGCCGCAGCGACGTCGGAGAGGAGGCCGTGGCCGAGATCCGGGCGGCGGCTGCCGGGAGTGGCGGCGACGCCTTCTTCGTCCAGAACGACGTGGGCGACGAGGAAGCGGTCGCTAGCATGTTCTCCGACATCGTGTCCCGGCATGGACGCCTGGACATGGCCGTGAACAATGCGGGCATCAACACGGAGTCCAAGACCCTGGCGGATTCCGACACCCAGGCCTTCCGGGCGATGCTGGAGACGAACGTGCTCGGGGTCTACCACTGCATGAAGCTCGAGATCCGGCAGATGCTCGCACAGGGGCACGGCTCCATCGTGAACCTGGCCTCCATCGCCGGGCTCAACGGGATTCCCTGGACCGGCACCTATGCCGCCACCAAGCACGCCGTCGTTGGCTTGACCAAGAGCGCCGCGCTCGACCACGCCACCCAGAACGTCCGGATCAACGCCATCGCCCCGGGCGCCATCCACACCGACATCATCGACGCCTCCATCGCCCTCGGGGTTTACGACACATCTGCCATCGCGGCCATTCACCCCATGCAGCGGATGGGCAGGCCCGAGGAGGTCGCCCGCGCCATCTGTTGGCTGCTTTCCGACGAGGCTTCCTTCGTGACCGGCCACATCATGAACATCGACGGCGGCTTCCAGGCCAAGTAG
- a CDS encoding acyltransferase family protein, with product MIDQEVLHSPTLNYRPAIDGLRALAILSVFFFHLNRRWLPGGFVGVDVFFVISGYLITSLLLKDRMRDSLSLATFYQRRIARIFPAFFLVGLATLAGAAAIYSPHDLASTGAGLTAAALSVVNLKLIFQGNYFTLSQDAQPFLHYWSLSVEEQFYLFFPLLLVLTAKWNRERLLRGFWVLWVMTFITCLALTYARPAWAFYLLPTRAWELLTGAILATASIGTARQQGSGVDRALPFVGLGLVGLSFLIVPEDRTFPGAWALLPVLGTAAVIRPPAEGGNLVERWLAAAPLVIVGQMSYSLYLWHWPIFSMVDYQFFTAGEHFRLALKLALTIPIAYLSFRYIEGPARRYFSAPGKMRPTLAFLVTALVICVPLGVWARETRYIDMSTRVVARGGRSFGDPAGAVKVVLMGDSQGSMYARVVKEICEEVHYHLTVVSVSSGDPLPKADAVPAPLWDDSLSVIRRIRPDVLLVACEWRGKLNGAPERLTMAIKEVSPFVGRVVLIDQPPILPPDANRGSIREGARWPFHEETSVREGRLASNRQLVSLKSDRCLIVETASKFEAPDGSLRFWDGAGRETYDDAMHLSYYGANLVRGDLELLIRMPGWAGSAQK from the coding sequence ATGATTGATCAGGAAGTCCTTCACTCGCCAACCCTGAATTACCGGCCGGCCATCGATGGTCTTCGGGCGCTTGCGATCCTCTCCGTCTTCTTCTTCCACCTGAATCGAAGGTGGCTCCCTGGCGGCTTCGTCGGGGTCGATGTCTTCTTCGTCATCTCCGGCTACCTGATCACATCTCTTCTCTTGAAGGACAGGATGAGAGATTCCCTGAGCCTCGCGACTTTCTACCAGCGTAGGATCGCCAGAATCTTCCCAGCGTTCTTCTTAGTCGGCCTAGCAACCCTTGCCGGAGCGGCGGCCATCTATTCTCCACATGATCTCGCATCGACGGGCGCAGGCTTGACGGCTGCGGCACTGTCCGTGGTGAACCTGAAGCTCATTTTTCAGGGGAACTACTTCACCCTGTCGCAAGATGCGCAGCCATTCCTTCACTATTGGTCGCTCTCGGTAGAGGAGCAGTTCTACCTCTTCTTTCCCCTTCTCCTTGTGCTCACGGCGAAGTGGAACCGGGAACGCCTCTTGCGCGGCTTCTGGGTCCTCTGGGTAATGACCTTCATCACATGCTTAGCGCTCACCTATGCGAGACCCGCATGGGCTTTCTACCTCCTTCCGACCCGAGCGTGGGAACTGCTAACGGGTGCAATCCTCGCAACGGCTTCGATAGGAACAGCGCGACAACAAGGAAGTGGCGTTGACCGCGCGCTCCCATTCGTCGGTCTCGGCCTGGTGGGGTTGTCGTTCCTGATCGTTCCGGAGGACCGCACTTTCCCAGGAGCCTGGGCGCTTCTCCCTGTGCTTGGGACGGCAGCCGTGATCAGGCCCCCAGCCGAAGGCGGCAACCTCGTCGAAAGGTGGTTGGCGGCAGCCCCGCTAGTAATTGTCGGACAGATGTCCTACTCGCTTTATCTCTGGCATTGGCCGATCTTCTCGATGGTGGACTACCAGTTCTTCACCGCCGGTGAACACTTTCGGCTTGCACTCAAGTTGGCGCTCACGATTCCCATTGCCTATCTGAGTTTCAGGTATATCGAAGGCCCCGCTCGGCGGTACTTCAGCGCGCCGGGCAAAATGCGTCCCACGCTGGCGTTTCTCGTGACTGCGCTTGTGATCTGCGTTCCCCTGGGAGTCTGGGCTCGGGAGACACGGTACATCGACATGAGCACTCGCGTTGTCGCGCGCGGAGGCCGTTCCTTTGGAGATCCAGCCGGGGCCGTGAAGGTGGTTCTAATGGGCGATAGCCAGGGTTCGATGTACGCGCGCGTTGTGAAGGAGATCTGCGAGGAGGTTCACTACCATCTCACGGTGGTTAGCGTATCATCCGGTGATCCACTACCGAAGGCCGACGCAGTGCCCGCGCCACTCTGGGATGATTCCCTGTCTGTAATTCGTCGCATTCGCCCTGATGTCCTGCTTGTTGCTTGTGAGTGGAGGGGGAAACTAAATGGGGCCCCCGAGCGGCTTACGATGGCAATAAAGGAAGTTTCTCCATTTGTGGGTCGCGTCGTCCTTATCGACCAGCCGCCGATCTTGCCCCCGGATGCAAACCGCGGATCGATTAGAGAAGGGGCAAGGTGGCCGTTCCACGAAGAAACCTCGGTTCGGGAAGGGCGGCTTGCATCGAACCGGCAACTGGTTAGCTTGAAGTCTGATCGGTGCCTAATCGTCGAGACCGCCTCGAAGTTTGAAGCGCCAGATGGATCGCTACGCTTCTGGGATGGCGCTGGGCGTGAGACATACGATGACGCGATGCACCTTTCCTACTACGGGGCGAATCTGGTTCGTGGCGACCTAGAACTATTGATAAGAATGCCTGGTTGGGCGGGGTCAGCCCAAAAATAG
- a CDS encoding AraC family transcriptional regulator: protein MAIQSADQVKIPQAIWIGLTALGIRPAEALRQARLPAALVAKGSALTTEQFFGLWQAIGQLTADPAAGNKLVTGIDPSQLPPSLIAAYHARDLRDALARVARFKHLCAPELLHVTEDGDTCVVEPEWVHADREVPGLLVDATFSSLVELARKGTRTELRPVRVELKRDGGKSEAQREFYGCPVRFRSTGNRLVFRREDLDLPFASYNAELVEMLTPQLELASKVPSPKATASEQVRRLLRQFLSAGRPEIEAVAKELGMSGRTLQRRITEEGSTFRDLLSQARRELAQEYLGDPGLDLKEIVYLLGYEDAPSFYRAFRHWEGTTPAIWRSRRSRVEHDRLGPSPGH, encoded by the coding sequence ATGGCCATCCAGAGTGCAGACCAGGTCAAGATCCCGCAGGCCATCTGGATCGGGCTGACGGCCTTGGGCATCCGCCCGGCGGAGGCGCTCCGCCAGGCCCGGCTGCCCGCGGCCCTGGTGGCCAAGGGGAGTGCCCTCACCACGGAGCAGTTCTTCGGTCTGTGGCAGGCCATCGGCCAGCTCACGGCCGATCCCGCCGCCGGGAACAAGCTCGTCACGGGCATCGACCCTTCGCAGCTTCCGCCCTCCCTCATCGCGGCCTACCACGCCCGCGACCTCCGGGACGCCCTGGCCCGCGTGGCCCGGTTCAAGCACCTGTGCGCGCCGGAACTGCTCCATGTCACCGAGGATGGCGACACCTGCGTGGTCGAACCGGAGTGGGTCCACGCGGATCGCGAGGTCCCCGGGCTTCTGGTGGATGCCACTTTCAGCTCCCTCGTCGAGCTGGCGCGGAAGGGAACCCGGACGGAGCTGCGGCCCGTTCGCGTGGAGCTGAAGCGAGACGGTGGTAAGTCCGAGGCGCAGCGCGAGTTCTACGGATGCCCCGTGCGCTTCCGGTCCACGGGAAACCGCCTCGTCTTCCGCCGGGAGGATCTGGACCTCCCCTTCGCCTCCTACAACGCGGAACTGGTGGAGATGCTCACGCCGCAACTGGAGCTGGCCTCGAAGGTCCCTTCGCCCAAGGCGACGGCTTCCGAACAGGTCAGGAGGCTCCTGCGCCAGTTCCTGTCCGCCGGAAGACCGGAGATCGAAGCCGTGGCGAAGGAGCTGGGCATGAGCGGGCGGACGCTGCAGAGGCGCATCACGGAGGAGGGGAGCACCTTCCGGGACCTGCTCTCCCAGGCCCGCCGGGAACTGGCCCAGGAATACCTGGGAGATCCCGGGCTGGACCTGAAGGAGATCGTCTACCTCCTCGGCTACGAGGACGCGCCGTCCTTCTACCGCGCCTTCCGGCACTGGGAGGGGACGACGCCCGCCATCTGGAGATCCCGCAGATCGCGGGTCGAGCACGACCGCCTGGGGCCGTCCCCGGGCCATTGA